A window from Kwoniella newhampshirensis strain CBS 13917 chromosome 3, whole genome shotgun sequence encodes these proteins:
- a CDS encoding glycylpeptide N-tetradecanoyltransferase encodes MPVPPDDTLPADNPSSSSSHALPADQVLGVEEVLDKFQKLGEEAAAEEGGDDDDDEGEDDAEDDAGVAGEGATEGAGGDGGRKKKKKKKKGKASKAIDRLKNIATGQAPQQVIDAVRENMDPGDSTAATDEEIRKALKAADLMKILEGKMALGNKSGTKNLGEHKFWKTQPVPQMSSGSGAMLEEGPIDDPKTPADVKQEPGALPSGFEWCSIDIKDEEQCKEVYVLLSENYVEDDEAMFRFNYQKEFLLWALTAPGYVPDWHIGVRVQKTGKLIAFISGIKVEIRVRSKTFDAAEVNFICVHKKLRSKRLAPVLIKEVTRRINLANVWQAIYTAGVVLPTPIGTCRYFHRNLNPPKLVDIGFSPLPRSMTIARLVRQYAVPTHPRIAGFREMTHADVPQVGDLLRKYLERFDVIQTFSKDEDVEHWFLSGQGTNVDGKRAGQVVWAYVVEDPITHLITDLVSFYSLPSTIMKHAKHNNLNAAYLFYYASDVLFSAGGSSDDAATHDVKAKQKLGERLNALVNDVMVIAHTAEFDVLNALTLLDNNMFLQEQKFGPGDGYLNYYLYNWACAPVDGGQRTTTTKQSAEIGIVML; translated from the exons ATGCCTGTCCCGCCAGATGACACACTGCCGGCTGACAacccttcctcgtcctcgtctcaTGCCCTCCCTGCCGATCAGGTGTTAGGcgtggaggaggtgctCGACAAGTTTCAGAAgttgggagaagaagccgcggctgaagaaggtggagatgatgatgatgatgagggtgaagatgatgccGAGGACGATGCTGGCGTAGCTGGAGAGGGAGCTACCGAGGGAGCCGGTGGTGATggcggaaggaagaagaagaaaaagaagaagaagggcaaggcCTCGAAAGCTATTGATAGGCTGAA AAATATCGCGACGGGACAAGCACCGCAACAGGTCATCGATGCTGTTCGGGAGAACATGGACCCGGGAGATAGCACCGCTGCTactgatg AGGAAATTCGCAAAGCATTAAAAGCTGCCGACTTGATGAAAATACTCGAGGGAAAGATGGCTCTGGGAAACAAGTCTGGCACCAAGAATCTGGGCGAGCACAAA TTCTGGAAAACTCAACCTGTCCCTCAAATGTCTTCAGGCTCTGGAGCTATGCTAGAGGAGGGCCCAATCGACGACCCTAAGACACCTGCCGACGTCAAGCAAGAACCGGGAGCTCTGCCTTCGGGATTCGAGTGGTGTTCAATCGACATCAAAGATgaggagcag TGCAAGGAAGTCTATGTCCTCTTGTCGGAGAACTACgttgaggacgacgaggctATGTTCCGGTTCAACTACCAGAAAGAATTCCTGCTTTG GGCATTGACGGCACCGGGATACGTCCCCGACTGGCACATCGGTGTACGTGTGCAAAAGACTGGCAAATTGATTGCCTTCATCTCCGGCATCAAGGTGGAAATCAGAGTGCGATCCAA GACGTTCGACGCTGCCGAAGTCAATTTCATCTGTGTTCATAAGAAGTTGAGGTCGAAACGATTAGCACCTGTGTTGATCAAGGAAGTCACAAGACGAATCAACTTAGCCAATGTCTGGCAAGCAATCTATACTGCTGGTGTTGTTTTACCTACGCCCATTGGGACCTGTCG ATACTTCCACCGCAACCTCAACCCTCCCAAGCTCGTTGACATCGGtttctctcccttgccCCGATCGATGACTATTGCCCGTCTGGTCCGTCAATATGCTGTCCCAACGCACCCGAGAATAGCAGGATTCCGAGAGATGACCCACGCAGATGTCCCTCAGGTAGGCGACTTACTGCGAAAATATCTGGAGAGGTTCGACGTCATTCAAACGTTTtcgaaggatgaggatgtcgagCACTGGTTTCTGAGTGGTCAAGGAACGAATGTTGATGGGAAGAGGGCCGGGCAAGTCGTCTGGGCTTACGTTGTGGAG GATCCCATAACACACCTCATCACGGATCTCGTTTCTTTCTACTCTCTCCCATCGACCATCATGAAACACGCCAAACACAACAATCTTAACGCAGCTTACCTCTTCTACTACGCTTCCGATGTCCTCTTCTCGGCTGGCGGCAGCTCGGATGACGCCGCAACTCACGACGTCAAGGCCAAGCAGAAGTTGGGGGAGAGGTTGAATGCACTAGTCAATGATGTCATGGTAATAGCCCACACT GCTGAATTCGACGTGCTGAACGCTTTGACTTTGCTGGACAACAATATGTTCTTGCAAGAACAAAAG TTTGGCCCGGGTGATGGTTACCTGAATT ATTATCTTTACAACTGGGCGTGCGCACCAGTCGACGGAGGTCAAAGGACTACGACCACAAAACAAAGTGCTGAGATCGGAATTGTCATGCTCTAA